The Leptospira saintgironsiae genome contains the following window.
AACGTTGCCCCGGGCGAAATAATCGATTATTTTAATTGTTAATCGTTAGCCGAAACAGAGAATCCCCAGACGAAGAAATTTATTAAAAAAACAGTAACCTAATGCAAGTTTTGTCAAAAAATTTTATGCTGTGTTATGCGGAAAATTAAAAACACTTTACGAACTCTGTAAGAATATAACTGTTGTTACGTCAGTTAACATTTATGAAACCAAAGAAAGTCACTAACGATGATTTGGAAAAGATCATCGCCGGGGTAAAAACTCAAGCTGTTGAAGCGATAGGTAATTACCTCTACAAAGGATTTCGCATTCAGGTTAGTAAATACAACCTGTCTGGGGCGGAGAGGGTTCAGCTCCTTTATCAAAGGAGAAGGAAAGAAGGTCTTTGTATCGTCTGCGGCACTAAAGTAGGTAAAAAAAATCCTTCTACTGGCAGGTTATATCGCCTCTGCGAATTCCACCGTAAGAAAATAGATAAAAAAAAGTAATTCATAAAATCCGGAAAACGACAGATAATCTATATAGAGCGTAGCTCTGGTAGGTACTCTTGTTTTCCGGATTTTATTTTAAGGGCATACATTTTCCCTTTTTCTCAAACGCTTCTTCTAAAACATTTGGCCTCTCCCGAATTTTAGTCTTATTTCTTCTTATTTTTTCATTCTCCTTCTCTGCATTTGGCCAAGGGGAAAATCCTTCCAAACAAGGACCTTCTGATCCTGACATTTTGTTTAGGATCGCTGAAGAAGCTTATAAGGACCGTCGCTTTTACAAGGCAGCGGAAAGTCTTCGTAACTTCCTGGTTCTTTATCCGGGAAATCCTAAAAAAAACAGGGTGCTTGGCCTTCTTAAAGATTGTTTTCTGAAGTTGGATCGTCCCGAAAAAGCTTTAGAAGTGAGTCTGGACCTTTATAAAATGGAACCGACTGGAGAATTTGGGTTAGAATCCTACTTGGAAGCCGGGCGCCTTCTGGCTAAGATGGGAGAAATCGACCAGGCGAAGCAGATTTTCTCCTCTATTTGCAGACAATCTTACTCCAGAGCAATGGCAGAAAAAGCCGCCCTGGAATTCTCAGGTATCGATCTACTTTCGGAAGGGGAAGAATCTTCTCCGGAAGGGGAATCTTGTCGCGAAAAATAAGGAAATACTCGGATTTCAGTCCGAATTCCCACATTGCGAGCCGATACTAGTTTATAGTTGAATTCCCACGGAAGAATTTTTTAATCTCTGGTAAGTATGTCCAACGGCTTCTTTCAAATCGTGAATTACCCGAAAGGGTCCTATGTCATCGTCGAAGGCAAGAAAGAAGCTCATAATTTCTTTATTATCCGACAGGGCAAGGTCAGAGTTACCCGCGAAAACCAAGTGGTAGGCGAGGATCCAAATCAACTTTTGGGACCTGGGGATTTTTTCGGAGTGGTTGCTGCAATGAGTCAGCACGCTCAGATCGAATCCGCAATTGCTCTCACTGATGTTTCCTTAATTCAAGTAAGTTACGATCAGTTCGGGACTCTGATCCAAAAAAATACTCCGGTAGCAATGAAGATCATTCGCTACTTCTCTATGAAACTCAGACAGTTCGACTCTACGATCACACGTCTGTCTTTCCGCACAGCTATCGAAGAAGATCCGAATCAGTTATTCGCGATCGGAGAATATTACTTCAACCAGAAGAACACTCTTCATGCTGCTTACGCTTTCCAAAAGTATCTGCAATATCTTCCTAATGGTCAATTTGCTACTCAGGCAAAACTGAAATTACAAACAGTCAATCAACCTGTTGCTCCTCCTCCGATAGATTATACTAAGTTTAACCGTGCATACGGCGATAACGAAATGATCTTTTGCGAGCACGAACCTGGTAGAGAATTATATATCATCCAACACGGAAAAGTAAAGATCACTAAGATCGTGGATTCCAACGAAGTGCTTCTCGCTGTTTTACAAAGTGGGGACATTTTCGGAGAAATGGCATTATTAGATAATAAACCTAGATCCGCTTCTGCAATTGCTTGGGGAGAAGTTCAACTCCTTGCGATTAACAAGGCAAACTTTGAGGGAATGGTTAAGGCCCAGCCACAATTGGCAACTAGGCTGATCACACTTCTTTCTGAAAGGATTTGGACAGCTTATAAGCAGCTGGCTAACTTACTTATTTCTGATCCTCAAGGAAGGGTCGCTGATACTTTACTCACTCTTGTGGAAAAAAATAGAGTTAAGGTTATTCCTAAGTCTACTTACAATTTCGAGATCGGTACTAAAGACTTGATCAAGATGGTAGGATTGTCTTATCCTAAGGATGAGAACTTGGTTCTGGATCTGATCTCTAAAAACAAATTTATCAAATTAGATCAGGGGAAAATTTCCTGCACGGATCTTGTTGAATTAGAGAAGTTAGTACAAGCGTTCCGTAAAAAATCACAGATAGACGCTAAGATCAAAAAACGCGCTTAGATATTAATCCCAGCAGCTTTACAATCCGCTTTGATCATGATCTCTACTAGTTCTTTGAATTTAACTTTAGGTTCCCAACCAAGTTTTGCTTTTGCTTTTGCAGGATCACCTATCAAAAGGTCCACTTCGGTTGGTCTGTAAAAATTAGGATCTACTTCGATTAAAAGTTTTCCGTCTTTTTTATTATAACCTTTCTCTTGGTCACCTTTTCCTTTCCATTCTACTTGGATGTCTAGATGTCTGAAAGATTCTTCTATAAATTCTCTAACTGTATGTGTTTCGTTGGTTGCTACTACGTAATCATCCGGCTCTGATTGTTGTAACATCATCCACATCATATTTACGTAATCTGGTGCATAACCCCAGTCTCTTTTTGCGTCAATATTTCCTAAATGGATCGGGCCACCTTTTCCAGAAACGAGTCCAGCGACTCCAAGGGTGATCTTTCTGGTTACGAAACCTTCTCCCCTTCTTGGAGATTCATGGTTAAATAAAATTCCGTTAGAAGCATGTAATCCGAATGCTTCTCTATAATTCACAACTGCCCAATATGCATATAATTTTGCGACTGCGTAAGGTGATCTCGGATAGAATGGAGTTTTTTCGTCTTGAGGAACTGCCTGGACTTTTCCGTACAATTCAGAAGTAGAAGCTTGGTAGAATCTGGACTTCACTCCAGTTTGTTTGATTGCATCTAAAATTCTTAAAGTTCCGACCGCATCTACTTCTGCAGTGTATTCAGGAACTTCAAAAGAAACTCCTACGTGAGATTGAGCTGCTAAATTATAAATTTCGTCTGGTTGGACTTTTTCTAAAACCCTGTTTAGGTTACTGGAATCGGTTAAGTCTCCGTAATGTAGAAAAAGGTGAGGGTTCCCTCTAAGATGTTCGATACGATCCCGGTTTAAAGAGCTGGTTCTGCGGACGATCCCGTGTACTTCGTATTTTTTTTCCAAAAGAAGTTCGGTAAGATAGGATCCGTCTTGTCCAGTGATCCCTGTAATAAGCGCCTTTTTCATTCTGGAACCAAAAACCCCGGCTTTGTTATTGGGGCAAGAAGGATTAGATTATCAAACTGGTCTGAAATTCCAAGTTTTGTAGGACTTCCAACAAGGGCTTAAACTGTCCCTTTTACCCAATTTTTCTTTCTGAATTCATAGATGAAAATAAAGGAAAGTGATGCAATCCAAACGAATATACCAGCCCAGATCCCAAGAGTCCCACCTTTCCATACGATCCCAAAAAGATAAGCCAACGGAAGCATTACTAGATAGGTGAGAAGAATATAGATCCTAAAGACATAGTTCTGCAAACCGGCTCCTCTCAAGGCCGCACCAATCACCATATGATATGCGTCTCCGATCTGGATAACTCCTAATAATAAGAGCACAGGATAACATTCTTCTACCAAGGCTTGGTCTCTGGTCATCGCATACACGATGATCTTTCCTAAGAAGATAAAACATAAACCTATAAATCCCATTACGTGCGCAGAAATGAATGCGGAACGAAATGCAGAATGATATGCTAATTTATATTTTTTAGCCCCCATTGCCTGTCCTAAGATCGTTGTGGCCGCCACTCCAAATGCGTATCCAGGTAAAAATGCAAAACTTAATGTAGAAAATAAAACATTGGATGCAGCAACTGCGAGCACAGAGATCAATCCTTGTATTTTGGAGAAGATCACGAATGCAACGTTGACTAATCCTTCTTCAAAGCCTGGAGGTATTCCTACTTTAAAAATTTCTATTAAATGATCTTTGCTTGGTAGAAGGTTTACTCCTTCGAAATATTTTCCAAGTTTATAATAAAAAAAGAATATAGGAAATACCAATAATCCTGCAAATCCGGCTATCGAAGACGCAAGTCCTGCTCCTCCGATTCCCATAGGAGAAAATCCTAAATTCCCGTAGATCAGTATCCAATTAAGAATTATGTTTGCGATAGTGGTTACTGCCATGGAAACAAAACCTGCCTTGGTTAATCCAAGACCATCCATGAATCCTCTGAAACAAAATCCTAAAAAGTAAAACCCACTTCCTATAAATCTAAAATATAAATAATCGGTTCCGAGTGCATTGACTGTTTT
Protein-coding sequences here:
- a CDS encoding MATE family efflux transporter, whose protein sequence is MLSQSLVWITDTVMVGYLGQNAIAAIGIGGTSYYTLVAFLIGFSMGVQIIVARRFGEGKRSEIGKVGVSTLYLSLLLGSFLSISGPWVSEWIMFWVGPEKTVNALGTDYLYFRFIGSGFYFLGFCFRGFMDGLGLTKAGFVSMAVTTIANIILNWILIYGNLGFSPMGIGGAGLASSIAGFAGLLVFPIFFFYYKLGKYFEGVNLLPSKDHLIEIFKVGIPPGFEEGLVNVAFVIFSKIQGLISVLAVAASNVLFSTLSFAFLPGYAFGVAATTILGQAMGAKKYKLAYHSAFRSAFISAHVMGFIGLCFIFLGKIIVYAMTRDQALVEECYPVLLLLGVIQIGDAYHMVIGAALRGAGLQNYVFRIYILLTYLVMLPLAYLFGIVWKGGTLGIWAGIFVWIASLSFIFIYEFRKKNWVKGTV
- the gmd gene encoding GDP-mannose 4,6-dehydratase, giving the protein MKKALITGITGQDGSYLTELLLEKKYEVHGIVRRTSSLNRDRIEHLRGNPHLFLHYGDLTDSSNLNRVLEKVQPDEIYNLAAQSHVGVSFEVPEYTAEVDAVGTLRILDAIKQTGVKSRFYQASTSELYGKVQAVPQDEKTPFYPRSPYAVAKLYAYWAVVNYREAFGLHASNGILFNHESPRRGEGFVTRKITLGVAGLVSGKGGPIHLGNIDAKRDWGYAPDYVNMMWMMLQQSEPDDYVVATNETHTVREFIEESFRHLDIQVEWKGKGDQEKGYNKKDGKLLIEVDPNFYRPTEVDLLIGDPAKAKAKLGWEPKVKFKELVEIMIKADCKAAGINI
- a CDS encoding Crp/Fnr family transcriptional regulator, with protein sequence MSNGFFQIVNYPKGSYVIVEGKKEAHNFFIIRQGKVRVTRENQVVGEDPNQLLGPGDFFGVVAAMSQHAQIESAIALTDVSLIQVSYDQFGTLIQKNTPVAMKIIRYFSMKLRQFDSTITRLSFRTAIEEDPNQLFAIGEYYFNQKNTLHAAYAFQKYLQYLPNGQFATQAKLKLQTVNQPVAPPPIDYTKFNRAYGDNEMIFCEHEPGRELYIIQHGKVKITKIVDSNEVLLAVLQSGDIFGEMALLDNKPRSASAIAWGEVQLLAINKANFEGMVKAQPQLATRLITLLSERIWTAYKQLANLLISDPQGRVADTLLTLVEKNRVKVIPKSTYNFEIGTKDLIKMVGLSYPKDENLVLDLISKNKFIKLDQGKISCTDLVELEKLVQAFRKKSQIDAKIKKRA
- a CDS encoding tetratricopeptide repeat protein gives rise to the protein MFSGFYFKGIHFPFFSNASSKTFGLSRILVLFLLIFSFSFSAFGQGENPSKQGPSDPDILFRIAEEAYKDRRFYKAAESLRNFLVLYPGNPKKNRVLGLLKDCFLKLDRPEKALEVSLDLYKMEPTGEFGLESYLEAGRLLAKMGEIDQAKQIFSSICRQSYSRAMAEKAALEFSGIDLLSEGEESSPEGESCREK
- a CDS encoding LIC10235 family protein produces the protein MKPKKVTNDDLEKIIAGVKTQAVEAIGNYLYKGFRIQVSKYNLSGAERVQLLYQRRRKEGLCIVCGTKVGKKNPSTGRLYRLCEFHRKKIDKKK